Proteins encoded within one genomic window of Phototrophicus methaneseepsis:
- a CDS encoding ABC transporter ATP-binding protein: MSQSDVVLDVKNLSVVYHSPRGDVKATSDVSFQLHSGEALALIGESGCGKTTLSLSLIKMLPGIAEVTQGEVLYTRDGSTRDVLNFNDHQMRLYRWQDCAMVFQGAQNAFNPVLKIKDQFLDTARAHEGDADKIVTKRALELFRLVRLDPQRVLNSYPHELSGGMKQRTLLALGVLLNPQIVILDEPTTALDILTQRAIIDVLNEMQRELGFSIIFISHDLALAAEMADRVATMYAGQIVELGPVNDIFYKPLHPYTLGLLQSVPKLGTTQDDLVSIPGSPPNLINPPSGCKFHPRCPFATEKCVQESPPLVEYEEGHSAACWHTEEVIAAHPSLREPASQPSTAQTTTEQGA; this comes from the coding sequence ATGTCTCAATCAGATGTTGTCCTCGACGTAAAAAATTTATCTGTGGTCTATCACTCGCCCCGTGGCGATGTCAAAGCCACCAGTGATGTCTCCTTTCAGCTTCATTCTGGCGAGGCATTGGCGCTGATCGGCGAGAGCGGCTGCGGCAAAACAACGCTCAGCCTATCGTTGATCAAGATGCTGCCCGGCATTGCAGAAGTGACGCAGGGAGAGGTGCTCTATACTCGTGATGGCAGTACGCGCGATGTGCTGAACTTCAACGATCATCAAATGCGGTTGTATCGTTGGCAGGATTGTGCGATGGTCTTCCAGGGGGCGCAGAATGCCTTTAACCCGGTGCTGAAGATCAAAGATCAATTCCTGGATACAGCCCGCGCACACGAAGGTGATGCGGATAAAATCGTCACCAAGCGCGCCCTGGAGTTGTTCCGCCTCGTCCGGTTAGATCCTCAGCGTGTGTTGAACAGCTATCCGCATGAACTTAGCGGTGGGATGAAACAGCGTACCTTGCTGGCGTTGGGCGTTCTGCTCAATCCGCAGATCGTTATCCTCGATGAGCCGACGACAGCGCTAGATATCCTCACACAGCGGGCCATCATTGATGTACTCAACGAGATGCAGCGCGAGCTGGGCTTTAGCATTATCTTCATCAGCCATGACCTCGCCCTGGCGGCAGAAATGGCCGACCGCGTGGCGACGATGTACGCGGGCCAGATTGTCGAGCTTGGCCCGGTGAACGATATTTTCTATAAACCGCTGCATCCTTATACGCTGGGCCTGCTGCAATCTGTGCCTAAGTTAGGCACCACTCAGGATGATCTCGTTAGTATCCCTGGCAGCCCGCCGAACTTAATTAATCCGCCGAGTGGCTGTAAATTCCACCCGCGTTGCCCATTCGCCACGGAAAAGTGTGTGCAGGAGTCGCCGCCGCTGGTGGAATATGAAGAAGGCCATAGTGCGGCCTGCTGGCATACAGAGGAAGTCATCGCGGCCCATCCCTCACTCAGGGAGCCAGCATCACAGCCGTCCACAGCACAAACCACAACGGAGCAAGGCGCATGA
- a CDS encoding ABC transporter permease: MAAQTTPEMARPRSAETVSQTSGVFGTARKLWANYTIRTIVQAIFTIWLVITFIFFLVRLMPGNPVDVYVDYLMNQERITYEEAFARAASQFQFDPDAPVTEQYLEYMGQLVQGDLGESITSTGTKVLDQIIRFLPWTLFAVGLGLLVSFILGVVIGLLMAYYRNSWIDVLLSLISSILSAVPNYIWGLLILIIFGVQLHWFAIGELRGTYDSSLTPGFNLPFILSMLQHAFLPVLVYVSGTLGNWVLTMRNSTISVLGEDYVNVARARGLSRTRIATAYVGRNAALPMFTLLAINIGFVIGGSVIIEELFVYKGLGSFLYWSITQRDYTSMQGVLLIIVISVVFSNMLADLLYSWLDPRVRLGDN, encoded by the coding sequence ATGGCAGCACAGACGACCCCTGAGATGGCGCGCCCCCGATCGGCTGAAACTGTTTCTCAAACGTCAGGTGTCTTTGGAACCGCGCGTAAATTATGGGCCAACTACACCATCAGGACGATTGTCCAGGCTATTTTTACGATCTGGCTTGTGATTACGTTCATTTTCTTCCTGGTTCGTTTGATGCCGGGTAACCCGGTGGATGTTTACGTCGATTACCTCATGAACCAGGAACGCATCACCTATGAGGAAGCTTTTGCGCGCGCTGCTTCTCAATTTCAGTTTGACCCTGATGCACCTGTAACGGAGCAGTACCTGGAGTATATGGGCCAGCTCGTGCAGGGTGATCTGGGTGAATCTATTACTTCGACTGGCACCAAAGTTCTCGATCAAATCATACGATTTTTGCCCTGGACGCTCTTTGCCGTGGGGCTTGGTTTGCTGGTTAGCTTCATCCTGGGCGTGGTTATCGGCCTGCTCATGGCCTATTACCGCAATTCCTGGATAGATGTCTTACTCTCACTGATTTCTTCAATCCTCAGTGCTGTGCCCAATTACATATGGGGTTTGCTCATTCTGATCATATTCGGGGTACAGCTCCATTGGTTCGCTATTGGCGAACTGCGCGGCACGTATGATTCTAGCCTGACCCCTGGCTTCAACCTGCCATTTATCCTCAGTATGCTTCAACATGCCTTCTTGCCTGTGCTGGTATATGTTTCCGGTACGTTGGGCAACTGGGTGCTGACCATGCGCAACAGCACCATTAGCGTGCTGGGGGAAGATTATGTGAATGTAGCGCGCGCCCGCGGCCTTTCGCGCACACGCATCGCGACGGCCTATGTTGGGCGTAATGCCGCCCTGCCGATGTTTACGCTGCTGGCGATTAATATCGGCTTTGTGATAGGCGGTAGCGTCATTATTGAAGAGCTCTTTGTTTATAAAGGGCTGGGCAGCTTCCTGTACTGGTCCATCACACAGCGTGATTACACCTCCATGCAGGGCGTTTTGCTCATCATCGTGATTTCAGTGGTCTTTTCCAACATGCTGGCGGACCTGCTCTACAGTTGGCTCGATCCACGTGTACGCCTGGGTGATAATTAG
- a CDS encoding M81 family metallopeptidase, whose translation MTKRIAIVGMAIECSSFSVWTTQLENFIVLRGEEMEDRYPFLNDYEDIEFVPLIRARSLPGGPVAYNVFQGIKAEMLALLEENGPWDGVYHDMHGAMNVRDMDDAEGEWMQDARKVVGPDCIMAASYDLHGNVSARIMENLDILSGYRTAPHIDGDETRLRTISLLVESVREGYHPKKAFIPVPIALPGERTSTEWEPGMSLYAKIPDVLAREGVTDVTIQIGYAWADEPRTHGAIIALGTDQEAVNQAAKDLAQAFWDVRAEFDFGVPVGSSDEVIEQALASPESTVFISDSGDNPTAGGVGDVTYTLKRLIERDVPSAVYASIPDKAAVEACFEAGVGAEITVTIGGKLDTVYSEPLTVTGTVLATETFAREEYGHVGPANKQAVLQVGGVKIILTEVRTPFHFIKNFQRLGIEPLEHKLVVIKIGYLEPDLKKNAPKAFLALSPGAVNQDLPKLGHKRIERPMFPFDADMTWVPEVVVS comes from the coding sequence ATGACGAAACGCATCGCGATTGTTGGTATGGCTATCGAATGTAGTTCCTTTTCCGTCTGGACTACGCAGCTTGAAAATTTCATTGTCCTGCGTGGCGAAGAAATGGAAGATCGCTACCCGTTCTTGAATGATTACGAGGATATTGAGTTCGTGCCACTGATCCGCGCGCGATCCCTGCCGGGTGGCCCCGTGGCCTACAATGTCTTCCAAGGCATTAAAGCGGAAATGCTCGCGCTTCTTGAGGAGAACGGCCCCTGGGATGGCGTCTATCATGATATGCATGGCGCGATGAATGTGCGCGATATGGATGATGCTGAGGGCGAATGGATGCAGGATGCGCGCAAGGTCGTTGGCCCGGATTGCATCATGGCAGCCAGTTACGACCTGCACGGTAACGTATCGGCGCGCATCATGGAAAACCTGGATATTCTCAGTGGTTACCGCACAGCGCCCCATATCGACGGCGACGAAACGCGCTTGCGCACAATCAGCCTACTCGTGGAGAGCGTCCGCGAAGGCTACCATCCCAAGAAAGCCTTTATCCCGGTGCCGATTGCCCTCCCTGGTGAGCGTACCAGCACGGAATGGGAACCGGGTATGAGCCTGTATGCCAAGATTCCGGATGTGCTGGCGCGCGAAGGCGTAACCGATGTCACAATCCAAATCGGCTATGCCTGGGCAGACGAGCCGCGCACACATGGGGCTATCATCGCCCTGGGGACGGATCAGGAAGCGGTGAATCAGGCGGCTAAAGACCTGGCACAGGCTTTCTGGGATGTGCGCGCCGAATTCGATTTTGGTGTTCCTGTGGGGTCGTCTGATGAAGTGATCGAACAGGCCCTGGCCTCGCCGGAGTCAACTGTGTTCATTAGCGATAGTGGCGATAACCCGACAGCAGGGGGTGTCGGTGATGTGACCTATACCCTCAAACGCTTGATCGAACGTGACGTACCCAGCGCTGTATATGCCAGCATCCCCGATAAAGCAGCGGTCGAAGCTTGTTTTGAAGCAGGCGTCGGCGCAGAAATTACGGTGACGATTGGTGGCAAGCTGGATACCGTCTACAGTGAACCCCTCACCGTCACAGGTACCGTCTTAGCGACTGAAACCTTCGCCCGTGAAGAATACGGCCATGTCGGTCCGGCCAATAAACAGGCTGTTTTGCAGGTCGGTGGCGTCAAAATCATCCTGACGGAGGTGCGCACACCTTTCCACTTCATCAAGAACTTCCAGCGCCTGGGTATCGAACCGCTGGAACACAAACTCGTGGTCATCAAGATTGGCTATCTGGAGCCAGACCTCAAGAAGAATGCCCCCAAGGCCTTCTTAGCGCTCAGCCCTGGCGCGGTCAATCAGGACCTGCCCAAGCTCGGCCATAAGCGCATTGAACGGCCTATGTTCCCCTTTGATGCTGATATGACCTGGGTGCCGGAAGTCGTCGTAAGCTGA
- a CDS encoding ABC transporter substrate-binding protein — protein MSKKLSVLVSILLLALLSVSAVSAQDSSVFAGAWPYQVPPDGHFNTFSSGMINLGYYQDLMEPPLAQYHWGDGAYEGMLAESFGYDEDGNYVVTLKDGIMWSDGNAVTSADVVSTFETAYLIGWAIWEDLESVEAVDDLTTKFTLTTQSPLIERRILTTYIRPASVYGEFATMAEDLLASGAESTDDAFTSALEELTAFRPEAYVASGPFQILPENISDESILLVKNEGGLGSDTTLFDEVLMWNGETEAVTPLVSSGEVYYATHGFPPATEQAFIDLGIDILRPPTYSGPALYFNYTVYPFNVTEFRQAVAHAIDREENGFVSLAESGIANECMCGFSDNLVSSWVPEEVEDQFDYYDYDPDMAAEILEGIGFTKGDDGIWVDDQGNRMAFELTFPAEYSDWAAAAENVTAQLNDFGFEITARGIQFQQQQQEVYDSNFQMAIRNWGLSSPFPGESFLEPFRRYNGQGEVAGEGIGGGMQFDTNVTYSGGDIDLVESSFESSRGTDTAAQQEIVGEIALAFNELLPAIPLWERYGNNPINRDFVSAPAGDDPVYLDPGTDHFMPYLIITGGIGPAE, from the coding sequence ATGTCCAAAAAGTTGTCTGTTTTAGTCAGTATCCTTCTTTTAGCACTTCTATCCGTCAGCGCCGTTAGCGCGCAGGATAGCAGCGTTTTCGCCGGTGCTTGGCCTTATCAAGTGCCACCAGACGGTCACTTCAACACCTTCTCATCCGGTATGATCAACCTGGGCTACTATCAGGACCTGATGGAGCCACCGTTGGCACAATATCATTGGGGCGATGGTGCCTATGAAGGCATGCTCGCCGAAAGCTTTGGATATGATGAAGACGGCAATTATGTCGTGACGCTGAAAGATGGCATCATGTGGAGCGATGGCAATGCCGTCACCTCAGCAGATGTCGTTTCCACGTTTGAAACAGCTTACCTGATTGGCTGGGCCATTTGGGAAGACCTGGAAAGTGTCGAAGCTGTCGATGACCTGACAACCAAGTTTACATTGACAACGCAATCCCCCCTGATCGAACGTCGCATCCTGACAACCTACATCCGCCCGGCCAGTGTTTATGGCGAATTCGCCACCATGGCTGAGGACTTGCTGGCAAGCGGTGCTGAAAGCACTGACGATGCCTTCACGTCAGCTCTGGAAGAACTGACGGCTTTCCGTCCTGAAGCGTATGTGGCATCCGGCCCCTTCCAAATTCTCCCCGAGAATATCAGCGATGAAAGCATTTTGCTTGTCAAGAACGAGGGCGGTCTCGGCAGCGATACCACTCTGTTTGACGAAGTCCTGATGTGGAATGGCGAAACAGAAGCGGTGACCCCGCTCGTCAGCAGTGGCGAAGTCTACTATGCAACACATGGCTTCCCCCCGGCGACCGAACAAGCCTTCATCGACCTGGGCATTGATATCCTGCGCCCGCCGACATACAGCGGCCCGGCTCTCTACTTCAACTACACCGTGTATCCGTTCAACGTCACTGAGTTCCGCCAAGCTGTGGCGCACGCCATCGACCGTGAAGAAAACGGTTTCGTCAGCCTGGCAGAATCCGGCATTGCGAACGAATGCATGTGCGGCTTCAGCGATAACCTCGTTTCTAGCTGGGTGCCGGAAGAAGTTGAAGATCAGTTCGATTACTATGATTACGATCCCGATATGGCTGCGGAAATCCTGGAAGGCATCGGCTTCACCAAGGGTGACGATGGCATCTGGGTTGATGACCAGGGCAATCGTATGGCCTTTGAACTGACCTTCCCGGCGGAATACTCCGACTGGGCAGCCGCCGCAGAAAATGTGACCGCTCAGCTGAATGACTTCGGCTTCGAAATCACCGCTCGCGGTATCCAGTTCCAGCAGCAGCAGCAAGAAGTCTATGATAGCAACTTCCAGATGGCGATCCGCAACTGGGGCCTCAGCAGCCCATTCCCGGGTGAGTCCTTCCTGGAGCCATTCCGTCGTTACAATGGCCAGGGCGAAGTCGCTGGCGAAGGTATTGGCGGCGGTATGCAGTTCGATACCAACGTTACCTATAGCGGCGGCGATATCGACCTCGTAGAATCCTCCTTTGAATCCAGCCGTGGCACCGACACAGCAGCACAGCAAGAAATCGTTGGCGAAATTGCGCTGGCGTTCAATGAACTGCTGCCCGCCATCCCGCTGTGGGAGCGCTACGGTAACAACCCGATCAACCGTGACTTCGTCAGTGCGCCAGCAGGTGACGATCCGGTTTACCTCGATCCAGGTACCGATCACTTTATGCCTTACCTGATCATCACGGGTGGCATCGGCCCTGCCGAATAA
- a CDS encoding ABC transporter ATP-binding protein, which translates to MTQPLMELKSIYKSFSKGRERVPVLQDVDLKVNKLEFLCLVGESGCGKTTTGKILSGLLKPTSGSVSFDGQDISKLRGKAYQDYRRSVQIIHQDPYASLNPAHTIYSTLSFPLLHHKLVRNKTEARKRVLELLETVDLTPAADVIDKYPHELSGGQRQRVSIARALTTNPSLIVADESVSMVDVSIRIGLLKMLMNMRTEFNVTIVLITHDLALAKYFAWEGRLAVMYLGRVVEVGKTQDIIANPQHPYTRVLLSAIPEADPERTRNKQHINLRSEDIPSLTELPPGCSFHPRCPWFVPGVCDTTVPQLKQTPYDDSRADVACIPLTEGKELALYES; encoded by the coding sequence ATGACCCAGCCATTGATGGAACTCAAAAGTATCTATAAGTCTTTCAGCAAAGGGCGGGAAAGAGTCCCTGTGTTGCAGGATGTGGACCTCAAGGTCAATAAGCTGGAATTTTTGTGCCTGGTGGGGGAAAGCGGCTGCGGCAAGACGACCACAGGGAAGATTTTATCCGGCTTGCTCAAGCCGACCAGCGGCAGTGTATCGTTCGATGGGCAGGATATTAGCAAGCTGCGTGGCAAGGCCTACCAGGATTATCGCCGTTCCGTCCAGATCATCCATCAGGACCCTTATGCATCGCTCAACCCGGCGCATACGATCTATAGTACGCTCAGCTTCCCGCTGCTGCATCACAAGTTGGTGCGTAATAAGACGGAAGCCCGTAAGCGCGTGCTGGAACTGTTGGAAACTGTCGACCTGACGCCTGCTGCCGATGTGATTGATAAGTACCCGCATGAGCTGAGCGGCGGCCAGCGTCAGCGTGTGAGCATTGCCCGCGCCCTGACGACAAATCCGTCCCTCATCGTCGCGGATGAATCCGTCAGCATGGTCGATGTGTCGATTCGCATTGGTTTGCTCAAGATGCTGATGAACATGCGCACGGAGTTTAACGTTACCATTGTGCTCATCACCCATGACCTTGCCCTGGCGAAGTATTTCGCATGGGAAGGCCGTCTGGCGGTCATGTATCTGGGCCGTGTCGTCGAGGTTGGCAAGACGCAGGACATCATCGCAAATCCGCAGCATCCGTATACGCGCGTGTTGCTTTCTGCCATCCCAGAAGCAGACCCTGAGCGGACCCGTAACAAGCAGCATATTAACTTACGCAGTGAAGATATTCCCAGTTTGACAGAACTCCCACCTGGCTGCTCCTTCCACCCACGTTGCCCCTGGTTTGTGCCTGGTGTGTGCGATACAACAGTACCGCAACTCAAGCAGACGCCGTACGACGATAGCCGTGCCGACGTTGCCTGTATCCCGTTGACGGAGGGGAAAGAACTAGCGCTATATGAATCGTAG
- a CDS encoding ROK family transcriptional regulator, translated as MPLNTAEFTIGITVSPQGREIIEKVMEAGPISRNDLTKLMGVSRSTVTKAVVNLCEQGLLVEQEYEESSGGRRPVLVDINPDFGTVIGIDMGITRLNLCVANFRGDILASKQMPITINDVSPERFLDSVNDEVVSLLHEAGATTESVRAIGFGVPAPVDEVTERVASPTKLSGWESFDIREYLRTYYPQATIRIENDVNLMALGEHKIGAGQGHDNLVVIKIGTGIGAGIICNGKIFRGSNGISGSIGHISIDRDGPICYCGNVGCLEKYAAGPAIVERAMAAINKGESDILADMLAAGDGRLTTEDIGMAASQGDPIANAIIVDSAREIGRILAVIVGFFNPSLVVLAGGVSQVGPQFVVAVHRTILEYSLPLSSQHLTVHKSEVTNQAGMAGAVLLALESVFILE; from the coding sequence ATGCCCCTAAATACAGCAGAATTCACAATCGGAATCACGGTGTCGCCCCAGGGACGAGAGATCATTGAAAAGGTGATGGAGGCCGGGCCGATATCGCGTAATGACCTGACAAAACTGATGGGTGTTTCGCGCTCGACCGTGACGAAGGCAGTCGTTAACTTGTGCGAACAGGGCCTGCTGGTCGAGCAGGAATACGAAGAATCCAGCGGGGGGCGTCGGCCTGTGCTGGTGGATATCAATCCTGATTTCGGGACGGTCATCGGCATTGATATGGGCATTACACGCTTGAACCTGTGCGTTGCGAACTTCCGGGGCGATATACTCGCGTCTAAGCAGATGCCGATCACGATCAATGATGTGTCGCCGGAGCGATTCCTTGACAGCGTCAACGATGAGGTGGTGAGCCTGCTGCACGAAGCTGGGGCCACGACGGAAAGCGTCCGGGCAATTGGCTTCGGCGTGCCTGCCCCGGTCGATGAAGTCACCGAGCGCGTCGCCAGCCCGACGAAGCTCAGCGGGTGGGAAAGCTTCGATATACGAGAATACCTGCGCACCTATTACCCGCAAGCGACGATCCGTATCGAAAATGATGTCAACCTGATGGCACTCGGCGAGCATAAGATTGGTGCAGGCCAGGGGCACGATAACCTGGTCGTCATCAAAATTGGGACCGGGATCGGGGCCGGGATTATCTGCAATGGCAAGATATTCCGAGGCAGTAACGGCATTAGCGGCAGTATCGGGCACATCTCCATTGACCGGGATGGCCCGATTTGTTATTGCGGGAATGTGGGCTGTCTAGAAAAATATGCGGCTGGCCCAGCGATTGTTGAGCGCGCTATGGCGGCTATCAACAAGGGTGAGAGCGACATCCTGGCGGATATGCTCGCTGCCGGGGATGGCCGCCTGACGACTGAGGACATCGGCATGGCAGCCAGCCAGGGAGACCCCATCGCCAATGCCATCATTGTGGATAGCGCACGAGAAATTGGGCGCATCCTGGCTGTGATTGTTGGCTTCTTTAACCCTAGCCTTGTGGTATTAGCGGGCGGCGTAAGCCAGGTAGGCCCGCAGTTTGTCGTGGCAGTGCATCGCACGATTTTGGAGTATTCGCTGCCGTTATCGTCTCAGCACCTGACGGTGCATAAGTCGGAAGTCACCAATCAGGCAGGCATGGCCGGAGCGGTTTTGCTGGCCCTGGAAAGTGTCTTTATCTTGGAATAA
- a CDS encoding ABC transporter permease subunit translates to MATLDVQTETASENPDKIAAYAASHEPSRVPILGGFLDAFGLLWKSLRRNLAGLIGFLGLVFYFFFTVVGPLIVPFDGEPKLDAIAAPPGSRMVLVTRSADADRLKTIDDFGPDDTLGYIDKTGGQLWFEDYEASLGEDAEVPFDTELFRFRSGRGVPDALEELANGEADALIVFSETVKQYLVNNDDEAQRELFSDLSVSNDAFGPSHILGTDTQGRDIFSHIVNGGASLIFVAMVAGIFSTVIAVTLGSLAAMIGGPIDRFLVSSANFVLTIPQFPLLVVLAVLVGQQLNNPFLLAGLIAILSWPVLMRAVRAQVLSLREREFVEAARSLGLGLPHIVFREILPNMMSFVAINFIFAVTSAMYQQIGLIFLGMAPINDYTWGVMLFFGRTRGTLFSADSMSMVLSPVVAIALFQVSMVLFARALEEMFDPRLRTVN, encoded by the coding sequence ATGGCGACTTTAGATGTACAGACAGAAACAGCCTCGGAAAATCCAGATAAGATTGCAGCGTATGCCGCATCCCATGAACCCTCACGAGTGCCGATTTTGGGCGGCTTCCTGGATGCATTCGGCCTCTTGTGGAAGTCTCTACGGCGTAATCTAGCCGGGCTGATTGGCTTTTTGGGCTTGGTGTTCTATTTTTTCTTCACCGTTGTAGGGCCGCTCATTGTGCCCTTTGATGGCGAACCGAAGCTCGATGCAATTGCAGCCCCGCCCGGCTCTCGGATGGTATTGGTCACCCGCTCCGCTGATGCAGACCGCCTCAAGACGATTGACGACTTCGGCCCAGATGATACGCTCGGCTATATCGACAAGACGGGTGGTCAACTGTGGTTTGAGGATTACGAAGCGTCGCTTGGCGAGGATGCAGAAGTGCCATTCGATACGGAGCTTTTCCGCTTCCGCAGTGGCCGTGGCGTCCCGGATGCACTGGAAGAACTGGCAAATGGCGAAGCTGACGCACTCATTGTCTTCAGCGAAACCGTCAAGCAGTACCTCGTTAATAACGATGATGAGGCTCAGCGAGAATTATTCTCGGATTTAAGCGTTTCGAACGATGCCTTTGGCCCATCGCACATCCTCGGTACAGATACCCAGGGCCGCGATATTTTCAGCCATATTGTAAACGGCGGTGCTTCGCTGATCTTCGTCGCGATGGTAGCGGGCATCTTCTCAACGGTCATTGCTGTCACACTTGGCTCACTGGCGGCCATGATTGGGGGTCCTATTGATCGCTTCCTCGTCAGCAGTGCCAACTTCGTCCTGACGATCCCACAATTCCCGCTCCTGGTGGTGCTGGCGGTGCTCGTCGGCCAACAACTGAATAATCCCTTCTTGTTAGCAGGCCTGATCGCGATTCTCTCCTGGCCGGTGCTGATGCGCGCCGTGCGTGCCCAGGTCCTCAGCTTGCGGGAACGTGAATTTGTAGAAGCGGCCCGGTCGTTGGGGCTGGGGCTGCCACATATCGTCTTCCGCGAGATTTTGCCCAATATGATGAGCTTCGTCGCGATTAACTTCATCTTCGCCGTGACGAGCGCGATGTATCAGCAGATTGGCCTGATCTTCCTGGGGATGGCACCTATCAATGACTATACCTGGGGCGTGATGCTCTTCTTCGGGCGCACCCGTGGCACGCTCTTCAGCGCGGATAGCATGAGCATGGTGCTCTCGCCAGTTGTGGCGATTGCGCTCTTCCAGGTCAGCATGGTCTTGTTCGCCCGTGCCCTTGAAGAAATGTTCGATCCACGCTTGCGGACTGTGAATTAA
- a CDS encoding ROK family protein codes for MTKLSIGVDVGGTKIATALVTRSGQVLAQERIPTLPEGGNSAVLDAIAKSIERVAHSAANSEIEGIGIGIPGAVDPGRGLSLYAVNLGDSWQDVALRDEISSRLTFSAPVFIDNDVNAGGLGELYFGAACGCTDFVYVTLGTGVGGCAVVNQRLLRGTTFTAMEIGHAVVNMAGRPSDFGLRGTPEVYASGKGFALAVADYATAYPQSTLVRNGESSVQAILDAAQQDDALAVRILDEAAETLGSALAWCATILNPQAIIIGGGLGLAARDALDGRLHIAIRQRVIPATYEALRLEYAQVTTSALGPAALVWHELMEPVQVGE; via the coding sequence ATGACAAAATTGAGTATTGGTGTCGACGTCGGCGGTACGAAGATCGCAACGGCCCTGGTCACCCGGAGTGGTCAGGTCCTGGCACAGGAGCGAATCCCGACCTTGCCAGAGGGCGGTAACAGTGCCGTGTTAGACGCCATCGCAAAGAGTATTGAACGCGTTGCCCACTCTGCTGCTAATAGCGAGATTGAGGGCATCGGTATTGGCATCCCTGGCGCGGTGGACCCTGGGCGCGGCTTATCATTGTATGCCGTTAACCTGGGGGATTCGTGGCAGGATGTCGCCCTGCGGGATGAGATCAGCAGCCGCCTGACATTTTCCGCCCCGGTCTTCATTGATAATGACGTCAATGCCGGGGGCCTGGGGGAATTGTACTTTGGTGCAGCGTGTGGCTGTACGGATTTCGTCTATGTGACGCTTGGGACGGGAGTCGGCGGCTGTGCTGTTGTGAATCAGCGCTTGCTGCGCGGGACGACCTTCACAGCGATGGAAATAGGTCATGCAGTCGTCAATATGGCCGGACGCCCCAGTGATTTTGGGCTGCGCGGCACGCCAGAAGTGTATGCCTCTGGCAAAGGGTTCGCGCTGGCTGTGGCAGATTACGCGACGGCCTATCCGCAGAGCACCCTGGTGCGCAATGGGGAGTCCTCTGTGCAGGCGATCCTCGACGCGGCACAGCAGGACGATGCCCTCGCTGTGCGCATCCTGGATGAAGCGGCGGAGACGCTCGGTAGTGCCCTGGCGTGGTGCGCGACGATCCTCAACCCGCAGGCCATTATTATAGGGGGCGGCCTGGGGTTGGCGGCGCGCGATGCGCTGGACGGACGCTTACATATCGCGATTCGTCAGCGGGTCATCCCGGCGACTTACGAAGCCCTGCGTCTAGAGTATGCCCAGGTGACGACGAGCGCCTTAGGTCCTGCGGCGCTTGTCTGGCATGAATTGATGGAGCCGGTACAAGTCGGTGAATAA